One genomic segment of Chitinophagales bacterium includes these proteins:
- a CDS encoding phenylalanine--tRNA ligase subunit beta: MKISYNWLKEYIDIDMPAEDLAEILTNTGLEVEKVNHIETIPGGLKGLVVGVVLEKAKHPNADRLSVAKVDVNSGEILNIVCGASNLEAGQKVVVATVGTTIYPTEGEPFTIKRAKLRGEESLGMICAEDEIGLGTSHEGIMVLSENTKVGTPLAELYEIENDVVFEIGLTPNRSDAMSHVGVARDIMAALNAADGGNRKLKQPKIETTFNNISTDFKIEVKNTQKCPRYSGIVLKNITVDESPNWLKNKLLAVDVNPINNVVDITNYVLKELGQPLHAFDLLAVKENTVVVRNAKENEKFVSLDDKERTLNAEDLMICNPKEAMCIAGVFGGLHSGVSKQTKAIFLESAYFNSTTIRKTSTAHDLRTDAAQRYEKGADPNITIYALQRAVDLLVKYANAKVASSIFDEYPKEIEKSKVLFNLDNLNRLSGHNFKPQTVKNILADLDIEITDEKDSNLTLSIPLYRADVNREADVVEEIMRIYGYNNIATPNTVHSTLSFTKGIDINILKEKVANTLNGLGYSEIMTNSITQSKYYEEGEALVHLQNSMTKELDSMRASLIPEALNVIRHNVNRKSGNLKFFEFGNVYSPERTQKEQLAIYLTGKELNENWINKAKDANIYQLKGVVDSLFNNLGLQNVSINQENQELHYTTNSKEIAVLKEVNTTELNKFDLKQNVYVAVLNWETIHLLLNNKKTKFSQLSKFPQVNRDLAIIVDEELKFEDLKQKIYKQNNNFLKSIELFDIFRDENKIGKNKKSYALSFTLQDANKTLTDSDIDKFINQTIVLIEKEFKATIRK, from the coding sequence ATGAAAATTTCGTACAATTGGTTAAAAGAATATATTGATATAGATATGCCTGCTGAAGATTTAGCAGAAATATTAACCAATACAGGCTTAGAAGTAGAAAAAGTAAACCATATAGAAACCATTCCCGGAGGATTAAAAGGTTTAGTAGTGGGCGTAGTTCTTGAAAAAGCAAAACACCCTAATGCCGATAGATTATCAGTAGCTAAAGTAGATGTAAATAGTGGCGAAATATTAAATATTGTTTGTGGCGCATCTAATTTAGAAGCAGGGCAAAAAGTGGTGGTAGCCACCGTGGGAACAACAATTTACCCAACGGAGGGAGAGCCTTTTACTATAAAAAGAGCAAAACTAAGAGGAGAGGAGTCTTTAGGAATGATATGTGCCGAAGATGAAATAGGATTAGGCACAAGCCATGAGGGCATAATGGTTTTAAGCGAAAATACAAAAGTAGGCACACCTTTAGCAGAACTGTACGAAATAGAAAATGATGTAGTTTTTGAAATAGGTTTAACGCCCAATCGCTCTGATGCTATGAGCCATGTGGGAGTGGCAAGAGATATAATGGCGGCACTTAATGCTGCTGACGGAGGCAATAGAAAATTAAAACAGCCTAAAATAGAAACTACTTTTAATAATATTTCAACAGACTTTAAAATAGAAGTAAAAAATACTCAAAAATGTCCGAGATATAGTGGCATAGTCTTAAAAAATATAACTGTAGATGAATCTCCTAATTGGTTGAAAAACAAATTATTAGCTGTTGATGTTAATCCAATAAACAATGTAGTAGATATTACAAACTACGTTTTAAAAGAATTAGGTCAGCCCTTGCACGCTTTTGATTTATTGGCAGTAAAAGAGAATACAGTAGTAGTACGAAATGCTAAAGAAAATGAAAAATTTGTAAGCTTAGACGATAAAGAACGAACATTAAATGCAGAAGATTTAATGATTTGCAACCCAAAAGAAGCGATGTGTATAGCCGGAGTATTTGGTGGCTTACATTCGGGAGTTTCTAAGCAAACTAAAGCTATATTTTTAGAGAGTGCGTATTTTAATAGCACAACCATTAGAAAAACATCTACTGCCCACGATTTAAGAACAGATGCCGCCCAGCGATATGAAAAAGGAGCAGACCCCAATATTACAATATATGCCTTGCAAAGAGCTGTAGATTTATTGGTTAAATATGCCAATGCCAAAGTTGCGAGCTCTATTTTTGATGAATATCCTAAAGAGATAGAAAAAAGTAAAGTTTTGTTCAATTTAGATAATTTGAATAGATTATCGGGACATAATTTTAAGCCTCAAACAGTTAAAAATATTCTTGCCGATTTAGATATTGAAATCACTGACGAAAAAGACAGCAATTTAACACTTAGTATTCCTTTATACAGAGCAGATGTAAATAGAGAAGCCGATGTAGTAGAAGAAATAATGCGAATTTATGGATACAACAATATAGCTACGCCCAATACGGTACATTCTACGCTTTCTTTTACCAAAGGAATAGACATTAATATTTTAAAAGAAAAAGTGGCAAATACCTTAAATGGCTTGGGTTATTCCGAAATAATGACCAATTCTATTACACAATCTAAATATTATGAAGAAGGAGAGGCGTTGGTGCATCTTCAAAATAGTATGACAAAGGAGTTAGACAGCATGCGTGCGTCTTTAATTCCCGAAGCACTAAATGTTATTAGACACAATGTGAATAGAAAAAGTGGCAATTTAAAATTCTTTGAATTTGGCAACGTTTACAGCCCCGAAAGAACTCAAAAAGAGCAATTAGCTATATATTTAACAGGGAAAGAACTAAATGAAAATTGGATAAATAAAGCAAAAGATGCCAATATTTATCAGTTAAAAGGAGTGGTGGACAGTTTATTTAATAATTTGGGCTTGCAAAATGTTTCAATAAACCAAGAAAATCAAGAATTACATTATACAACCAATAGCAAAGAAATTGCTGTTTTAAAAGAAGTAAATACTACAGAATTAAATAAGTTTGACTTAAAACAAAATGTATATGTTGCCGTTTTAAATTGGGAAACTATTCATTTATTGTTAAACAATAAAAAAACTAAGTTTAGCCAGTTGAGTAAATTTCCTCAAGTTAATAGAGATTTGGCAATAATAGTAGATGAAGAATTGAAATTTGAAGATTTAAAACAAAAAATATATAAACAAAACAATAATTTTTTGAAAAGCATAGAATTATTTGATATATTTAGGGACGAAAATAAAATAGGGAAAAATAAAAAATCTTATGCTTTAAGTTTTACTTTGCAAGATGCTAATAAAACATTAACAGACAGTGATATAGATAAATTTATTAACCAAACTATTGTATTGATAGAAAAAGAATTTAAAGCTACAATAAGAAAATAA
- a CDS encoding Omp28-related outer membrane protein, producing the protein MKKVFLIITLFAILYGCKEEGPFINFEEEQDTLVDTLYISTTPIQQVNKNVLFEEFSGVRCSNCPAGNQATHTIYQDKGDRFVPVTVHSDFLAYPYSNTQDLRTAEANEIANSLGPVGQKPAAFISRKVIGSSRLQTSLANWSSTVDNVLAENSVLDINLEISEANVSERTIRYRVTLSYSGAASNQNLGFFLTESEIVATQLDGSTEIENYVHEFVLRKAITPIIGSPLPTSIEANTVIIKEFEIDLDNEDFDPDKIWDINHMHLVAFVRLSNDDIETAIMKNIVE; encoded by the coding sequence ATGAAAAAAGTATTTTTAATAATAACGCTATTTGCCATTCTTTATGGGTGTAAAGAAGAAGGACCATTTATTAATTTTGAAGAAGAGCAAGACACTTTAGTAGATACTTTATATATTTCTACTACACCAATTCAGCAGGTTAATAAAAATGTATTGTTTGAAGAGTTTTCGGGCGTAAGATGTTCTAACTGCCCGGCAGGAAACCAAGCTACGCACACTATTTATCAAGATAAAGGAGATAGATTTGTACCCGTTACCGTTCATAGCGATTTTTTAGCTTATCCGTATTCTAACACACAAGATTTAAGAACGGCAGAAGCAAATGAAATAGCCAATAGTTTAGGCCCTGTAGGGCAAAAACCGGCAGCTTTTATTAGCCGAAAAGTTATTGGTAGTTCTCGCCTTCAAACTTCTTTAGCCAATTGGAGTAGCACGGTAGATAATGTTTTAGCTGAAAATTCGGTTTTAGACATTAATTTAGAAATTTCTGAAGCCAATGTAAGTGAAAGAACCATAAGATATAGAGTTACATTATCGTATAGTGGAGCTGCAAGCAATCAAAACTTAGGATTTTTCTTAACAGAAAGCGAAATAGTAGCCACACAATTAGATGGTAGCACCGAAATAGAAAATTATGTGCATGAGTTTGTTTTGCGTAAGGCTATAACACCAATTATTGGTTCGCCATTGCCTACAAGTATTGAGGCTAACACGGTAATTATTAAAGAATTTGAAATAGATTTAGATAATGAAGATTTTGATCCCGATAAAATATGGGACATTAATCACATGCACTTAGTAGCTTTTGTTCGTTTAAGTAATGATGATATAGAAACGGCAATTATGAAAAATATTGTAGAATAA
- a CDS encoding TlpA family protein disulfide reductase, with translation MKKTFLLTFILILFLGVNAQDKSTVKKVFTEKEIPNLTLKDIYGKSINVADYGKNGKITVFSFWATWCSPCKKELNNISQLYEFWVDDYDMELVAISVDDARNTSKVKTYANGQAWEYDVLLDDNEDLKRLMNFQTVPYTVLVDQKGKVVYTHSGYVEGDEYILEEKLKALNNK, from the coding sequence ATGAAAAAAACATTCTTACTTACCTTTATTCTTATCCTATTTTTAGGCGTAAATGCACAAGATAAATCAACTGTTAAAAAAGTTTTTACAGAAAAAGAAATACCTAATTTAACCTTAAAAGATATTTATGGGAAATCTATAAATGTGGCAGATTATGGCAAAAATGGTAAAATTACCGTTTTCAGTTTTTGGGCTACATGGTGTTCTCCATGCAAAAAAGAATTAAACAATATTTCTCAGCTATACGAATTTTGGGTTGATGATTATGACATGGAGCTTGTGGCAATATCGGTAGATGATGCCCGAAATACTTCTAAAGTAAAAACTTATGCTAATGGACAAGCGTGGGAATATGATGTTTTGTTAGACGATAATGAAGATTTAAAACGTTTAATGAACTTTCAAACCGTACCTTATACCGTTTTGGTTGACCAAAAAGGTAAAGTAGTTTATACGCATTCCGGCTACGTAGAGGGAGATGAATATATTTTAGAGGAAAAACTGAAAGCTTTAAATAATAAATAA
- a CDS encoding mechanosensitive ion channel — METITSKFQQINFDSLLETAKQFSIKLILATIVLIVGFLIVNQLTRMLNKMMAKRDLSKEIRPFLSSLFSTTFKVLILLSAVSIIGVETSSFVAILAAAGFAVGMALQGSLGNFAAGVLILLFKPYKVDDIIEISDTKGRVKEIQIFNTIIQTPTDEIVIVPNSIANSDKIINHSTINHVRVDVFAHIPYNEDFSKVERLILEAVKDNPFIYEKPATSVGIEEYDSHSIKFGVFAYGRPEDYYTIYYELTRLIKTVLGKNNIKVAYSEGVEMGDIATESKE; from the coding sequence ATGGAAACTATTACAAGTAAATTTCAACAAATAAACTTTGACAGCCTATTAGAAACTGCAAAGCAGTTTTCTATTAAGCTAATTTTAGCTACTATTGTTTTAATTGTAGGCTTTTTAATTGTAAATCAATTAACAAGAATGCTTAATAAAATGATGGCAAAAAGAGATTTATCTAAAGAAATACGTCCTTTTTTGAGTTCCTTATTTAGTACTACGTTCAAAGTACTTATTTTACTTAGTGCAGTAAGTATTATTGGTGTAGAAACCAGCTCTTTTGTTGCCATTTTAGCAGCAGCGGGCTTTGCCGTGGGTATGGCATTGCAGGGTAGTTTAGGCAATTTTGCCGCAGGCGTATTAATTCTATTATTTAAACCCTACAAAGTAGATGACATCATAGAAATTTCAGACACAAAAGGTAGAGTAAAAGAAATTCAAATTTTTAATACCATTATACAAACACCTACAGACGAAATAGTAATAGTGCCCAACAGCATAGCTAATAGCGATAAAATAATAAACCACAGTACTATTAATCATGTGCGTGTAGATGTATTTGCTCACATACCTTACAATGAAGATTTTAGCAAAGTAGAACGCTTAATTTTAGAGGCAGTTAAAGACAATCCTTTTATTTATGAAAAACCTGCCACAAGCGTGGGTATTGAAGAATATGACTCGCACAGTATAAAATTTGGTGTGTTTGCTTACGGCAGGCCGGAAGATTATTATACTATTTACTACGAATTAACCCGACTGATTAAAACTGTTTTAGGCAAAAACAATATTAAAGTAGCTTACTCCGAAGGTGTAGAAATGGGCGATATAGCCACAGAGAGTAAGGAATGA
- a CDS encoding 4-hydroxy-tetrahydrodipicolinate synthase: MNLRGTGVALVTPFNEDKSIDFDGLKNVVNHCINGGVDYLVALGTTGETVVLNAKEKQQVLDKVKEYTNGRVPLVAGFGGNNTQLIIENINSFNLEGYSAILSSSPNYNKPSQEGIFQHYKAIAQNTPLPIILYNVPSRTGQNIKAETTIRLANNFKNIIGIKEASNDMLQCMEVAKNTADDFQLISGDDIHALPIISFGGVGVISVVAQAVPKQFTTVINEALKGNYAKASEELYGILDLIKLIFEENNPAGIKAAIAHLNLSKNELRLPNVPVNKDLESRIKQFFSK, translated from the coding sequence ATGAATTTAAGAGGTACAGGTGTAGCATTAGTAACACCGTTTAATGAAGACAAATCAATAGATTTTGATGGTTTAAAAAATGTAGTGAACCACTGCATAAATGGAGGAGTAGATTATTTAGTAGCTTTGGGTACTACAGGCGAAACCGTAGTGCTAAACGCTAAAGAAAAACAGCAAGTATTAGATAAAGTAAAGGAATATACAAACGGCAGAGTTCCTTTAGTAGCCGGATTTGGAGGCAATAATACGCAACTTATTATTGAAAACATTAATAGCTTTAATTTAGAAGGATATAGTGCCATCTTATCTTCAAGTCCTAATTATAATAAGCCAAGCCAAGAGGGAATATTTCAGCATTATAAAGCCATAGCCCAAAATACGCCTTTGCCTATAATTTTGTATAATGTACCCAGCAGAACAGGACAAAATATAAAAGCAGAAACTACCATAAGATTAGCTAATAATTTTAAAAATATAATAGGTATAAAAGAAGCCAGTAATGATATGCTACAATGTATGGAAGTGGCAAAAAATACGGCTGATGATTTTCAATTAATTTCAGGAGATGATATACACGCTTTGCCAATAATTAGTTTTGGTGGAGTAGGAGTTATTTCTGTAGTGGCTCAGGCTGTTCCTAAGCAATTTACTACCGTAATAAATGAAGCTTTAAAAGGAAACTATGCAAAAGCAAGTGAGGAATTGTACGGCATTTTAGATTTAATTAAATTAATTTTTGAAGAAAATAATCCGGCAGGTATAAAAGCAGCAATAGCCCATTTAAACCTAAGTAAAAATGAGCTACGCTTGCCTAATGTTCCCGTAAATAAAGATTTAGAGAGCAGAATAAAACAGTTTTTTAGTAAGTAA
- a CDS encoding acetyl-CoA carboxylase carboxyltransferase subunit alpha — protein MIFLDFEKPIEELYEKRKKLIDVQEQGEINLDEKIAEIDKLIEEKQNEIYENLTPWQRVQLSRHPQRPYTLFYIHHIFEDFIELHGDRKAGDDKAIVGGIASLDGQGVVVIGHQKGVNTKMRQYRNFGMANPEGYRKALRLMKLAEKFNKPIITFIDTPGAYPGIKAEEFGQAEAIARNLFEMTQLKVPIISVIIGEGASGGAIGIGVCDRLLMLENTWFTVISPESCSSILWRNWDNKHIAAEQLKLTATDMYKMKIVDSIVKEPLGGAHNDPEEMAKIVKRNIKRSLTMVSDMPAEERILKRIEKYAAIGTYEEKTVE, from the coding sequence ATGATATTTTTAGACTTTGAAAAACCTATAGAAGAACTTTACGAAAAACGTAAAAAACTTATTGATGTTCAGGAGCAAGGAGAAATAAATTTAGATGAAAAAATAGCTGAAATAGATAAGCTTATAGAGGAAAAACAAAACGAAATATACGAAAATTTAACTCCGTGGCAGCGTGTTCAGTTGTCAAGACACCCACAGCGACCCTACACATTATTTTACATACACCATATTTTTGAAGATTTTATAGAACTTCATGGCGATAGAAAAGCCGGAGACGATAAAGCCATAGTGGGCGGTATAGCCAGTTTAGACGGGCAGGGGGTTGTAGTTATAGGGCATCAAAAAGGGGTAAATACTAAAATGCGTCAATACCGAAATTTTGGTATGGCAAATCCAGAAGGATACAGAAAAGCACTTAGATTAATGAAATTGGCAGAGAAATTTAATAAGCCAATTATCACATTTATAGACACACCGGGAGCTTATCCGGGTATAAAAGCAGAGGAATTTGGACAGGCAGAAGCCATTGCCCGAAATTTGTTTGAAATGACACAACTTAAAGTGCCAATAATTTCGGTAATAATAGGAGAGGGAGCATCTGGTGGAGCTATAGGAATAGGCGTATGCGATAGACTTTTAATGCTTGAAAATACATGGTTTACAGTAATATCTCCCGAATCTTGCTCCTCTATACTTTGGCGAAACTGGGACAATAAACACATAGCAGCCGAACAGCTAAAACTAACCGCTACCGATATGTATAAAATGAAAATAGTAGATTCTATAGTAAAAGAACCTTTAGGCGGAGCACATAACGACCCCGAAGAAATGGCTAAAATAGTTAAGCGAAATATAAAACGCAGTTTAACCATGGTAAGCGATATGCCGGCAGAAGAAAGAATATTAAAAAGAATAGAAAAATATGCGGCTATTGGTACTTATGAAGAAAAGACAGTAGAATAA
- a CDS encoding DUF4290 domain-containing protein, producing the protein MDYNTQRGQIQLKEYGRHIQNLVEHAITIKDDKKRQGVAEEIINIMASLNPHLKNVDDFNHLLWDHLFIMSDFKLDVNSPFPIPEREEVFAKPERFSYPKKNTKFKHYGKNIQTMINKAIEMEDGEIKHGFTKCIANYMKIVHNNWNSETVTDETIINDLEIISNDQLSLSDEVTLKNVQSSKKKFNNNNNRNGRNNKNKNYRNNRSRKRN; encoded by the coding sequence ATGGATTATAATACACAAAGAGGACAAATACAATTAAAAGAATATGGCAGGCACATACAGAACTTAGTAGAACATGCCATAACTATTAAAGACGATAAAAAAAGACAAGGCGTAGCCGAAGAGATAATAAATATAATGGCTTCCTTAAATCCACACTTAAAAAATGTAGATGATTTTAACCACTTGCTGTGGGATCATTTGTTTATAATGTCCGATTTTAAATTGGACGTTAATTCTCCTTTTCCTATTCCTGAAAGAGAAGAGGTATTTGCTAAACCTGAGAGATTTAGCTACCCAAAAAAGAACACTAAGTTTAAACATTACGGAAAAAACATACAAACAATGATTAATAAAGCCATAGAAATGGAAGATGGCGAAATTAAACATGGTTTTACCAAATGTATAGCCAACTATATGAAAATAGTGCATAACAACTGGAACAGCGAAACCGTAACAGACGAAACTATTATTAATGATTTGGAAATAATTTCTAACGACCAACTGAGTTTAAGCGATGAAGTAACACTTAAAAATGTGCAGTCAAGCAAAAAGAAATTTAATAACAATAATAATAGAAACGGGCGAAACAACAAAAACAAAAATTACAGAAATAACAGAAGTAGAAAACGCAATTAA
- a CDS encoding UvrD-helicase domain-containing protein: MNFLEELNAPQREAVSYTDGPMLIVAGPGSGKTRVLTYRIAYLIEMGVDSFNILALTFTNKAAAEMRQRIEKIAGTEARNLYMGTFHSVFARILRREANKLGYPQNFTIYDTADSKSVIKQILKAQNLDDKAYKPSQVFYRISQAKNALISPEQYLENIEMIEEDKASGRPQIAQIYKIYATKCKQNGAMDFDDLLFNFYILLSTYPESLYYYQHRFQHILIDEFQDTNTAQYAIIKKLAAVHHQISVVGDDAQSIYAFRGATITNILHFQKDFPDYHLVKLEQNYRSTPQIVNAANYLIKHNQNQIAKQIWTDNKKGEKIKLFRTISDNEEGKKVADIIFQIKMNEQLSNDDFAILYRTNAQSRAMEEALRRINIPYKIYGGLSFYQRKEIKDLLAYLKLLVNPAEEESLRRVINYPKRGIGDTTIDKLTVIANHYGVTMWEVMDKIEQFKMPTRTTTSIREFVTMIQSFQTMLNTKNAYEVASHVAKSTQILQELFNDKTVEGVSRYENIQELLNGIKEFSVQDVVENANDAENDRSLGAYLQNISLLTGDDTVKEGDEAVKMMTIHAAKGLEFPVVFVVGLEENLFPSAMSLYTREDLEEERRLFYVAITRAEKHLFLSFANTRYKFGSLQYCEPSRFLKELPEGDIELMGVAKPTENKIDLQPKTSESGLSRSFTKKREAKLIRRPNAAEKLPTDFEPDDVSLLKVGQQVLHNRFGKGKVTFIAQGANSIATIIFENEGERKIMLKFAKLKILD; encoded by the coding sequence ATGAATTTTTTAGAGGAATTGAATGCTCCGCAACGGGAAGCTGTGAGTTATACTGATGGACCTATGCTAATAGTAGCAGGTCCCGGCTCTGGCAAAACAAGAGTGCTTACTTATAGAATAGCTTATTTAATAGAAATGGGTGTAGATTCATTTAATATATTGGCACTTACATTTACCAATAAAGCGGCAGCAGAAATGCGGCAACGTATTGAAAAAATTGCAGGCACTGAAGCCCGAAACTTATATATGGGCACTTTCCACTCTGTTTTTGCACGTATTTTAAGGCGAGAAGCCAATAAACTGGGCTACCCTCAAAATTTTACCATTTATGATACTGCCGATTCTAAAAGTGTGATAAAACAAATACTTAAAGCTCAAAATTTAGACGATAAAGCTTATAAGCCAAGCCAAGTTTTTTATAGAATTTCTCAAGCTAAAAATGCTTTGATAAGTCCTGAGCAATATTTGGAAAATATAGAAATGATAGAAGAAGATAAGGCATCGGGAAGACCACAAATAGCTCAAATTTATAAAATTTACGCTACCAAATGTAAGCAAAATGGAGCTATGGACTTTGATGATTTATTGTTTAATTTCTATATTCTACTTTCTACATATCCGGAGAGTTTATATTATTACCAGCATAGGTTTCAGCATATATTAATAGATGAGTTTCAGGATACTAACACCGCCCAATATGCTATTATAAAAAAGCTGGCTGCCGTTCACCATCAAATTAGTGTAGTGGGCGATGATGCTCAAAGTATCTATGCTTTTAGAGGAGCTACCATAACCAATATACTGCATTTTCAAAAAGACTTTCCAGATTATCATTTAGTAAAATTAGAACAGAACTATAGAAGCACGCCACAGATAGTAAATGCCGCTAATTATCTTATAAAACACAACCAAAATCAAATAGCTAAGCAAATTTGGACAGACAATAAAAAAGGCGAAAAAATAAAATTGTTTAGAACTATTAGCGATAATGAAGAAGGAAAAAAAGTAGCTGATATTATTTTTCAAATAAAAATGAATGAGCAACTGAGCAATGATGATTTTGCCATTCTTTATAGAACAAATGCTCAATCAAGAGCTATGGAGGAAGCTTTAAGGCGTATAAATATCCCGTATAAAATATATGGCGGTCTTTCTTTTTATCAACGTAAAGAAATAAAAGACCTTTTAGCCTATTTAAAACTTTTGGTAAATCCGGCAGAAGAGGAATCTTTGCGTAGAGTTATAAACTATCCAAAGCGAGGCATAGGAGATACTACCATAGATAAACTTACGGTTATAGCTAATCATTATGGAGTTACCATGTGGGAAGTTATGGATAAAATAGAGCAGTTTAAAATGCCTACACGCACCACTACTTCTATACGGGAGTTTGTAACTATGATACAGAGTTTTCAAACCATGCTAAATACTAAAAATGCTTATGAAGTAGCCAGCCATGTAGCCAAATCTACACAAATATTGCAAGAACTTTTTAATGATAAAACAGTAGAAGGCGTTAGCAGATATGAAAATATACAAGAGTTGCTAAACGGTATAAAGGAGTTTAGTGTGCAAGATGTAGTAGAAAATGCCAACGATGCCGAAAATGACAGAAGTTTAGGAGCTTATTTGCAAAATATTAGCCTACTGACAGGCGATGATACTGTAAAAGAAGGAGATGAAGCCGTAAAAATGATGACCATTCATGCGGCTAAAGGATTAGAGTTTCCTGTAGTTTTTGTAGTAGGTTTAGAAGAAAATTTATTTCCTTCAGCTATGTCCTTATATACAAGAGAAGATTTAGAAGAGGAAAGAAGGCTGTTTTATGTGGCAATAACCCGAGCCGAAAAACACTTATTTTTAAGTTTTGCCAATACACGGTATAAATTTGGAAGTTTGCAATATTGCGAGCCCAGTAGATTTTTAAAAGAACTGCCCGAAGGAGATATAGAACTAATGGGAGTGGCTAAACCTACTGAAAACAAAATAGATTTACAGCCTAAAACAAGTGAATCTGGATTAAGTAGAAGTTTTACTAAAAAAAGAGAAGCAAAACTAATAAGACGACCTAATGCAGCTGAAAAATTGCCCACAGATTTTGAACCGGATGATGTATCTTTACTAAAAGTAGGGCAGCAAGTGCTACACAATAGATTTGGCAAAGGTAAAGTAACTTTTATAGCACAAGGAGCTAATAGTATAGCTACTATAATTTTTGAAAACGAAGGCGAAAGAAAAATAATGTTGAAGTTTGCTAAACTGAAAATATTAGATTAG